A region from the Spirochaeta thermophila DSM 6192 genome encodes:
- a CDS encoding M24 family metallopeptidase, translating into MTKWHPEEIAEKLGRVRALMEEKGLDAVYLKRQTNFSWITGGGRNVVGITLELGVAGILVTPTRCHAVCNNIESPRMREEERLEEKGFEVHDFLWYEDREVEIVRKLAGGGRLGADHPFPGAQDISAEVKRLRYALTPWEVERYREVGYLTSLAIEETAREVRPGDKECAIVGRLAHKLWAHGLDYVTIFVAADERISAYRHPISTEKEVKRRAMLCVNARKYGLVVSLTRFVNFGPIPEDWYRQYLDNVRIDCTFMAATRPGVPVVEAFTKGIEAYKALGYPEEYKLHHQGGAIGYEGRDYKVTFTTQEVVQTNQAFTWNPSITGTKSEDTMLATPDGPQLLSKPILFPSISLEVDGIRFERPGVLEMPG; encoded by the coding sequence ATGACGAAGTGGCATCCTGAGGAGATCGCGGAAAAGCTGGGACGGGTGAGAGCCCTCATGGAGGAAAAGGGGCTTGACGCCGTCTACCTCAAACGGCAGACGAACTTCTCCTGGATCACAGGGGGAGGTCGGAATGTGGTGGGGATCACCCTCGAACTCGGCGTGGCGGGAATCCTCGTGACTCCTACCCGGTGTCATGCGGTGTGCAACAACATCGAGTCCCCCCGGATGAGAGAGGAGGAGCGACTCGAGGAAAAGGGATTCGAGGTCCACGACTTCCTCTGGTACGAAGACAGGGAGGTCGAGATCGTGCGGAAACTCGCTGGAGGGGGAAGACTGGGTGCCGATCATCCCTTCCCCGGTGCACAGGACATCTCGGCCGAGGTGAAGCGGCTCAGATATGCCCTCACCCCCTGGGAAGTGGAGCGCTACAGGGAGGTGGGCTACCTCACCTCCCTCGCGATCGAGGAGACCGCGAGGGAGGTGCGTCCGGGCGACAAGGAGTGCGCCATCGTGGGTAGGCTCGCCCACAAGCTGTGGGCACACGGGCTCGACTATGTGACCATCTTCGTGGCCGCCGACGAGAGGATCAGCGCCTACCGACACCCCATCTCCACCGAGAAAGAGGTGAAGAGGCGGGCCATGCTCTGTGTGAATGCGAGGAAGTACGGGCTCGTGGTCTCGCTCACCAGGTTCGTGAACTTCGGACCCATTCCTGAGGACTGGTACCGCCAGTACTTGGACAACGTGAGGATTGACTGCACGTTCATGGCCGCCACCCGTCCGGGGGTCCCGGTGGTCGAGGCCTTCACAAAGGGGATCGAGGCCTACAAGGCCCTTGGGTATCCGGAGGAGTACAAGCTCCACCACCAGGGAGGAGCCATCGGCTATGAGGGAAGGGACTACAAGGTCACCTTCACCACCCAGGAAGTGGTGCAGACGAATCAGGCCTTCACCTGGAACCCTTCCATCACTGGGACCAAGAGCGAGGATACCATGTTGGCCACCCCCGATGGGCCGCAGCTTCTCAGCAAACCGATACTGTTTCCCTCCATCTCTCTGGAGGTGGATGGGATACGATTTGAGCGGCCGGGTGTACTGGAGATGCCCGGCTGA
- a CDS encoding cupin domain-containing protein: MAEPVNLDLSVQEGAIVSKTLLERPSGSLTLFAFSRGQRLSPHSAPYDAYIVLLEGSLEVTIGEERAALTAGSGILMPAGVLHALEAVEDARFLLVMLRA; the protein is encoded by the coding sequence ATGGCGGAGCCGGTGAACCTCGACCTTTCCGTGCAGGAGGGGGCCATCGTGAGCAAGACCCTCCTGGAGCGCCCGTCCGGGAGCCTCACGCTCTTCGCCTTTTCCAGGGGGCAGCGCCTCTCCCCCCACAGCGCCCCCTACGACGCCTACATCGTGCTCCTCGAGGGGAGCCTCGAGGTGACCATAGGCGAGGAGCGTGCCGCACTCACCGCCGGAAGCGGCATCCTCATGCCCGCGGGGGTGCTCCATGCCCTCGAGGCCGTCGAGGATGCCCGGTTCCTCCTCGTGATGCTCAGGGCCTGA
- a CDS encoding ABC transporter ATP-binding protein, whose product MKLLARYIARYWYFALGSLLFMGTEVAVNLAQPALMGRVVDEGIIPSDMGAIVRLGLILFGIVLIGVAGGIGCTITASAAATRTARDLRDLLYHKVLRLSLKEESRFGAGTLITRLTGDIVQVQTIVHMLLRMMIRAPLLALGGLVMSFLLSPRLTLIMLASLPLLAGILIFLIRKGIPLFVEAQGEMDRLNTVVRENLEGVRVVRAFVRTDYEEGRFGKVNDRLKEVMTKASSLMGLAFPLVFLIMNLSIVAVLWAGGFLVQEGTVQVGTIIALTNYLLQILFALMMIGFFFMGLSRAQASLLRLSELIEAPEESLSLESVQILPSRSPASLVVEDLSVAYDGTPALSDISFEAPAGTRIGVIGPTGAGKTTLVMALLRMTEPSGGRVLLDGEDIQALSLEELRARIAVVFQKPVLFRGTVADNLRWGFPGATEEQMIEALKKAQAWEFVSRLPGVLEARIEQGGTNLSGGQRQRLAIARALVRPASLLILDDATSALDAATESRLLSSLRTLPVTTLLISQRMSAITTCDLILVLDDGRLAGAGPHPLLLEQCPLYRELYETQIEGALHA is encoded by the coding sequence ATGAAGTTGCTCGCCCGCTACATCGCCAGGTACTGGTACTTCGCCCTCGGCTCCCTCCTCTTCATGGGGACCGAGGTGGCCGTGAACCTCGCCCAGCCGGCCCTCATGGGCCGGGTCGTCGATGAGGGCATCATCCCCAGTGACATGGGGGCCATCGTGCGCCTCGGGCTCATCCTCTTCGGGATCGTGCTCATAGGTGTGGCTGGCGGGATCGGCTGCACCATCACCGCGAGCGCGGCTGCCACCCGCACCGCCCGCGACCTTCGGGATCTCCTCTACCACAAGGTCTTGCGGCTCTCCCTCAAGGAGGAGTCCCGGTTCGGTGCCGGCACCCTCATCACCCGCCTCACCGGGGACATCGTCCAGGTACAGACCATCGTGCACATGCTCCTCCGGATGATGATCAGGGCCCCGCTCCTCGCCCTTGGCGGACTCGTCATGTCGTTCCTGCTGAGCCCACGGCTCACCCTCATCATGCTCGCCTCCCTCCCCCTCCTTGCCGGCATCCTCATCTTCCTCATACGGAAGGGTATCCCGCTCTTCGTGGAAGCCCAGGGGGAGATGGACAGGCTCAACACCGTGGTGCGAGAAAACCTCGAAGGCGTGCGGGTGGTGCGGGCCTTCGTGAGGACAGACTACGAAGAGGGACGGTTCGGGAAGGTGAACGACAGGCTGAAGGAGGTGATGACAAAGGCCTCCAGTCTCATGGGGCTCGCCTTTCCCCTCGTCTTCCTCATCATGAACCTCTCCATCGTGGCAGTGCTGTGGGCCGGGGGCTTCCTCGTGCAGGAGGGTACCGTACAGGTGGGGACCATCATCGCCCTCACCAACTACCTCCTCCAGATCCTCTTCGCCCTCATGATGATAGGTTTCTTCTTCATGGGACTCTCCCGTGCCCAGGCCTCGCTCCTCAGACTCTCCGAGCTCATCGAGGCACCCGAGGAGTCCCTCAGCCTGGAGTCTGTGCAGATCCTTCCTTCCAGGTCCCCCGCATCCCTCGTGGTGGAAGACCTCTCGGTGGCCTACGACGGCACACCAGCCCTCTCGGATATCTCCTTCGAGGCCCCGGCGGGCACCCGCATAGGGGTCATAGGCCCCACAGGTGCAGGCAAGACCACCCTGGTGATGGCCCTCCTCCGGATGACTGAGCCCTCGGGAGGACGCGTGCTCCTCGACGGTGAGGACATTCAGGCCCTCTCCCTCGAGGAATTGCGGGCCCGGATCGCCGTGGTCTTCCAGAAGCCGGTGCTCTTCCGCGGCACGGTGGCGGACAACCTGAGGTGGGGCTTCCCCGGAGCAACAGAGGAGCAGATGATCGAAGCCCTCAAGAAGGCGCAGGCGTGGGAGTTCGTCTCCCGGCTCCCTGGCGTGCTCGAGGCCCGCATCGAGCAGGGGGGTACCAACCTCTCAGGCGGCCAACGCCAGCGACTCGCCATCGCCCGTGCTCTCGTGCGCCCCGCCTCCCTCCTCATCCTCGACGACGCCACGAGTGCCCTCGACGCCGCCACCGAGTCCCGCCTCCTCTCCTCCCTCCGCACCCTCCCCGTCACCACCCTCCTCATCTCGCAGCGCATGAGCGCCATCACCACCTGCGACCTCATCCTCGTGCTGGACGACGGCCGCCTCGCAGGCGCCGGCCCCCATCCCCTCCTCCTCGAACAGTGTCCCCTCTACCGGGAACTCTACGAGACCCAGATAGAAGGAGCCCTCCATGCGTAG
- a CDS encoding tripartite tricarboxylate transporter substrate binding protein, which produces MRWRGLTFILLCMLVGGVLWAEGQKEEESYPSRPIEIMVPWSVGGATDVVFRTFQMVLPKYLPVPVIIVNRPGGGAVPGYTEALGKKPDGYYFVAWATPSITKIHMSKTPYDVDSFEPVINLVNAPCWLLVPADSPYQNLKDFVEDAKKRPGQINVANAGAGGGTHLIMLAFERTAGVKVNHVPHAGGGPAVTAAVGGHVDAVICSPPEGVPQLQGGQLRCLAVFSAERLPQFPDYPTAREQGIDFTLGQWRGLAAIKGTDPEKIKIIHDAFKAAMEDPDFKVLAEKAGIITDYKGTEEFKKFVQEQSELYKQIIIENKLGDRYQ; this is translated from the coding sequence ATGAGATGGCGAGGTCTGACATTCATTCTGTTGTGCATGCTCGTCGGCGGCGTGCTCTGGGCTGAGGGACAGAAGGAAGAGGAGTCGTACCCCTCTCGCCCCATTGAGATCATGGTGCCGTGGAGCGTGGGAGGAGCCACCGACGTGGTGTTCAGGACGTTCCAGATGGTACTCCCCAAGTACCTCCCGGTACCGGTCATCATCGTGAACAGACCGGGTGGGGGTGCCGTGCCCGGATACACCGAGGCACTCGGCAAGAAGCCCGACGGCTACTACTTCGTGGCGTGGGCCACTCCTTCCATCACCAAGATCCACATGAGTAAGACCCCCTACGATGTGGATTCCTTCGAACCGGTGATCAACCTGGTGAATGCCCCGTGCTGGCTCCTCGTCCCCGCGGATTCCCCCTATCAGAACCTCAAGGACTTCGTGGAGGATGCCAAGAAGCGGCCCGGTCAGATCAACGTGGCGAACGCAGGAGCGGGAGGCGGCACGCACCTCATCATGCTCGCGTTCGAGCGGACGGCGGGCGTCAAGGTGAATCACGTGCCCCATGCGGGAGGTGGCCCGGCTGTCACCGCGGCGGTGGGTGGCCACGTCGATGCGGTGATCTGCAGCCCACCCGAGGGGGTTCCCCAGCTCCAGGGCGGGCAGCTCAGGTGCCTGGCGGTCTTCTCGGCCGAGAGGCTTCCCCAGTTCCCCGACTATCCGACCGCCCGTGAGCAGGGGATAGACTTCACCCTCGGACAGTGGCGGGGCCTGGCCGCCATAAAGGGTACCGATCCAGAGAAGATCAAGATCATACACGATGCCTTCAAGGCCGCCATGGAGGATCCCGACTTCAAGGTGCTCGCGGAGAAGGCCGGAATCATCACCGACTACAAGGGAACCGAGGAGTTCAAGAAGTTCGTGCAGGAACAGAGCGAGCTCTACAAGCAGATCATCATCGAGAACAAGCTGGGTGACAGGTATCAATGA
- a CDS encoding PCC domain-containing protein — MEHAEAVIRKALVVRAAPGEDLVPALMEAASAAHIREALISPVLGSLERLRLVLPVGREEGRILFSDPIEHEGPVEIVGGGGFLCRNEEGEPEVHLHLVVCLASGELAGGHVLPHGNPVLATVECGLLVPAGVHLVRRRDPLLGVPVLHPEPRPSLTHALHGHHHRGGSGRTRRRGAPLPHGLP, encoded by the coding sequence ATGGAACATGCGGAGGCGGTCATCCGTAAGGCACTGGTGGTGCGGGCAGCGCCGGGGGAGGACCTGGTGCCTGCCCTCATGGAAGCCGCCTCGGCGGCCCACATCCGGGAGGCCCTCATAAGCCCTGTCCTGGGGAGTCTCGAGCGGCTGCGGCTGGTGCTCCCCGTGGGGAGGGAGGAGGGGCGCATTCTCTTCAGCGATCCGATCGAACATGAGGGACCGGTCGAGATCGTGGGAGGGGGAGGCTTCCTCTGCCGGAACGAGGAGGGAGAGCCGGAGGTGCACCTCCACCTGGTGGTCTGCCTCGCCTCGGGAGAGCTCGCCGGCGGGCACGTGCTTCCCCACGGCAACCCGGTGCTCGCCACGGTGGAGTGCGGACTCCTCGTGCCGGCGGGGGTGCACCTCGTGCGGAGGAGGGACCCCCTCCTGGGGGTGCCGGTCCTCCATCCCGAGCCCCGCCCCTCCCTCACCCACGCCCTGCACGGCCACCACCACCGAGGGGGGAGCGGGCGGACCAGGAGGAGAGGCGCTCCCTTACCCCATGGGCTCCCCTAG
- a CDS encoding PadR family transcriptional regulator: protein MDTERIVRSFFAGFIKLHILHHASQGPIYGLAMIRELKRHGYELSPGSLYPALHGLEAEGFLSSEERLVDGRRRRYYVITEEGRRVLEMARHRIGELVREVLHGE, encoded by the coding sequence ATGGACACCGAGCGGATCGTGCGGTCGTTTTTCGCAGGGTTCATCAAGCTCCACATCCTCCACCACGCCTCACAGGGGCCCATCTACGGGCTCGCGATGATACGCGAGCTGAAAAGGCACGGCTACGAGCTGAGTCCCGGTTCCCTCTATCCTGCCCTCCACGGCCTCGAGGCCGAGGGGTTCCTCTCCTCAGAGGAGCGGCTGGTGGACGGGAGGAGGCGGAGGTACTACGTCATCACCGAGGAGGGGAGGAGGGTGCTCGAGATGGCCCGTCACCGCATCGGAGAGCTCGTCCGTGAGGTGCTCCATGGAGAATGA
- a CDS encoding TRAP transporter substrate-binding protein, whose product MKRYAVLVPVLVLLMSCATTSQSGEEPAPASHTITIKVVNAFAPQNIMSLTADRFKEVLERKGGGRFIVQILDVERTEEKANELCSSGAAHLQFTGGYPLQVFAPEYSFFNAPYVMKDFAHFTRVWNGPLGEAARKMVAEKGNMLWIGNVYRGFRQTTANKPIYSVDEVQGLRLRLPGVQTWVTVWKAMGADPVTVPLSGLYDSLKTGKAEASEGDIPQIHSYKLYEVQKYLIITNHLVQTGGVLVNKPFYESLSEADRKAVWDAAVEAIEWATNKVMSEEGMLLMDLQKKGMQVIIPDAASFREKGKTAVEELFRTLWSVTTWEEVLSQ is encoded by the coding sequence ATGAAACGATACGCCGTCCTCGTTCCTGTGCTGGTGCTTCTCATGAGCTGTGCGACCACTTCTCAGTCAGGGGAGGAACCTGCCCCTGCTTCCCATACGATCACCATCAAGGTGGTCAATGCCTTCGCGCCGCAGAACATCATGAGCCTCACGGCCGACAGGTTCAAAGAGGTCCTCGAACGAAAGGGTGGGGGGAGGTTCATCGTCCAGATCCTCGATGTGGAACGGACCGAAGAGAAGGCCAACGAGCTGTGCAGCTCCGGAGCTGCCCATCTCCAGTTCACAGGTGGGTATCCGCTCCAGGTCTTCGCTCCCGAGTACTCCTTTTTCAACGCCCCCTATGTGATGAAGGATTTCGCCCACTTCACACGGGTCTGGAATGGTCCACTTGGCGAGGCAGCTAGAAAAATGGTTGCAGAGAAAGGGAATATGCTCTGGATAGGGAACGTCTACCGTGGGTTCCGTCAGACCACCGCCAACAAGCCCATCTACTCGGTTGACGAGGTGCAGGGGCTCAGGTTGAGGCTTCCTGGAGTGCAGACGTGGGTCACGGTGTGGAAGGCCATGGGAGCCGATCCTGTGACCGTCCCGCTCAGCGGGCTCTACGATTCCCTCAAGACGGGGAAGGCCGAGGCATCCGAAGGCGACATCCCGCAGATCCACAGCTACAAGCTCTACGAGGTCCAGAAGTACCTCATCATCACCAACCACCTGGTCCAGACGGGCGGCGTGCTCGTCAACAAGCCCTTCTACGAGTCGCTCTCCGAGGCCGACAGAAAGGCTGTGTGGGATGCGGCCGTCGAGGCCATTGAGTGGGCCACCAACAAGGTGATGAGCGAGGAGGGGATGCTCCTCATGGATCTCCAGAAGAAGGGGATGCAGGTGATCATTCCCGATGCGGCCTCCTTCAGGGAGAAGGGCAAGACAGCGGTGGAGGAACTCTTCCGTACGCTCTGGTCGGTGACCACCTGGGAGGAGGTGCTCTCCCAGTGA
- a CDS encoding DUF438 domain-containing protein: protein MTLTPHTKISEILAAHPDMADSLAGVAPEFSLLKNPIARATLAKVATVEKAAAMAKIPVEDLLSRIASLLRERGVEVELVAKPTREERVHILKELIMDLHRGAPFDEVKRRFSELVKDVDAPEIAEMEQQLIAEGLPVEEVQRLCDVHVQVFREALEERERPTVPPGHPVHTFMEEDSHAASLLEQVEKAMEEGPAWERIVPLLEELSRIDLHYLRKEHQLFPRLEEHGVTGPSQVMWAIHDQIRAGIKELVRLASSRDAERFASLFREVATAVREMIYKEERILFPLALETLSEEEWRKVREGEEEIGYAWVSPPPPLPETASPGEAARPAAVPAPEGMRPASELPALLGTSVLFPFSTGQLTVEQADLILRHLPVDISFVDEHDKVRYYTDTPHRIFPRSPGVIGRDVRNCHPPKSVHIVEKILTAFKEGKKDVAEFWIQMKGRFIHIRYFALRDGQGRYRGCLEVSQDVTEIRRLEGEKRLLDWED from the coding sequence ATGACACTCACGCCCCACACGAAGATCTCCGAGATCCTCGCCGCGCATCCCGATATGGCCGACTCGCTCGCAGGCGTGGCCCCCGAGTTCTCCCTCCTCAAGAACCCCATCGCCCGGGCCACCCTCGCCAAGGTCGCCACCGTGGAGAAGGCCGCCGCCATGGCAAAGATCCCCGTGGAGGACCTCCTCTCCCGCATCGCCTCGCTTCTCAGGGAGCGGGGGGTGGAGGTGGAGCTCGTAGCGAAGCCCACACGAGAGGAGCGCGTGCACATCCTCAAGGAGCTCATCATGGACCTGCACAGAGGAGCCCCCTTCGACGAGGTGAAGCGCAGGTTCTCCGAGCTCGTGAAGGACGTGGATGCCCCCGAGATCGCCGAGATGGAGCAACAGCTCATCGCAGAAGGTCTACCCGTGGAAGAGGTGCAGCGGCTCTGCGACGTGCACGTACAGGTCTTCAGGGAGGCACTGGAGGAGCGCGAGCGGCCCACGGTCCCGCCCGGCCACCCCGTGCACACCTTCATGGAAGAGGACTCCCACGCCGCTTCCCTCCTCGAACAGGTCGAAAAGGCCATGGAGGAAGGACCTGCGTGGGAGAGGATCGTCCCCCTCCTGGAAGAACTCTCCCGCATCGACCTCCACTACCTGCGCAAGGAGCACCAGCTCTTCCCGAGGCTCGAGGAACATGGGGTGACCGGTCCCTCACAGGTGATGTGGGCCATCCACGACCAGATCAGGGCCGGCATCAAGGAACTTGTCAGGCTCGCCTCATCACGCGACGCCGAGCGGTTCGCATCCCTCTTCAGGGAGGTGGCCACCGCCGTCCGGGAGATGATCTACAAGGAGGAGCGGATCCTCTTCCCCCTCGCCCTTGAGACGCTCTCCGAGGAGGAGTGGCGGAAGGTGAGGGAAGGGGAAGAGGAGATCGGCTACGCCTGGGTGAGCCCGCCTCCTCCTCTCCCCGAGACCGCCTCTCCCGGTGAGGCCGCACGACCCGCGGCGGTCCCCGCTCCCGAGGGGATGCGCCCCGCCTCCGAGCTTCCCGCCCTCCTCGGCACCTCGGTGCTCTTCCCCTTCAGCACCGGGCAGCTCACCGTGGAGCAGGCCGATCTCATCCTCAGGCACCTCCCCGTGGACATCTCGTTCGTCGACGAGCACGACAAGGTCCGCTACTACACCGACACACCGCACAGGATCTTCCCCCGAAGCCCCGGGGTGATAGGCCGGGACGTGCGCAACTGCCACCCCCCCAAGAGCGTCCACATCGTGGAGAAGATCCTCACCGCGTTCAAAGAGGGCAAGAAGGACGTGGCGGAGTTCTGGATCCAGATGAAGGGCAGGTTCATCCACATCAGGTACTTCGCCCTCCGCGACGGGCAGGGACGGTACCGGGGCTGCCTCGAGGTCTCGCAGGACGTCACCGAGATACGACGGCTCGAGGGGGAGAAGCGCCTCCTCGACTGGGAGGACTAG
- a CDS encoding tripartite tricarboxylate transporter TctB family protein, producing the protein MVDLVWGMAVFLFAVILVAATFGFPETQIALSPAVFPRVIGGVLMVLSILLAVRGGLQLRNGKPGKGASDERAVWMRLVLLVVASIGYVFSLGFVGFVGAGIPYMAVVFLIFGERRPLLVGLLSFGIPLVIYSVFRLGFQVPLPRGVLW; encoded by the coding sequence ATGGTCGACCTTGTGTGGGGTATGGCGGTCTTCCTGTTCGCAGTGATCCTCGTAGCGGCGACGTTCGGATTTCCCGAGACCCAGATAGCCCTTTCGCCCGCGGTCTTTCCCAGGGTGATCGGGGGGGTCCTCATGGTCCTCTCCATCCTCCTCGCGGTGAGGGGAGGGCTGCAGCTCAGAAACGGAAAACCGGGGAAAGGTGCCTCGGATGAGCGGGCAGTATGGATGAGGCTCGTCCTCCTGGTGGTGGCTTCGATCGGGTATGTCTTCTCCCTCGGCTTCGTCGGCTTCGTCGGCGCGGGGATCCCCTACATGGCGGTGGTCTTCCTCATCTTCGGTGAACGACGGCCGTTGCTGGTGGGGCTCCTCTCCTTCGGCATACCCCTGGTGATCTACTCGGTCTTCAGGCTCGGATTCCAGGTCCCCCTCCCACGGGGAGTGCTCTGGTGA
- a CDS encoding MarR family winged helix-turn-helix transcriptional regulator: MIEELSSAFEDLMFLKRKVFRSLLAEEGVYPGQPGILFHLFHHPHTDQKGIAEALGITPASATVMLRRMEQAGLITRARDPHDRRRILVSLTPDGRIKVERLKEKIGSFHRTMFSVLTPEEQEACTAIFRRIADHLSRTFGIHHKE; encoded by the coding sequence ATGATCGAAGAACTGTCCTCGGCCTTCGAAGACCTCATGTTCCTCAAACGGAAGGTGTTCCGGAGTCTCCTCGCAGAAGAGGGAGTCTATCCCGGACAGCCGGGCATCCTCTTCCACCTCTTCCATCACCCCCACACCGATCAGAAGGGGATCGCCGAGGCCCTGGGCATCACCCCGGCGAGCGCCACGGTGATGCTCCGCCGCATGGAGCAGGCCGGCCTCATCACACGCGCGAGAGACCCCCACGACAGACGTCGCATCCTCGTCTCTCTCACCCCGGACGGCCGGATAAAGGTGGAGCGGCTCAAGGAAAAGATCGGGTCCTTCCACCGCACCATGTTCTCGGTGCTCACCCCCGAGGAGCAGGAGGCCTGTACGGCCATCTTCCGGAGGATCGCCGACCACCTCTCCCGCACCTTCGGGATCCACCACAAGGAGTAG
- a CDS encoding MFS transporter encodes MNGISRPEDDAVRKKAFAFIVLFGVVSLLADMTYEGARSLVGQFMQVLGASAAAVGLAVGAGEFLGYAIRLFSGKLADRTRRYWTVAIAGYAVQLGAIPLLALVGRWELAVLLIFAERLGKGLRNPSRDALLSYAASRTGRGLGFGLHEAMDQIGAFLGPALLSLLFLLTGTRGAGSEATYRLGFALLGIPAVLAVLAVLAARFLFPRPSDLEASSHAPHLGRTTFSPAYGWYLASAALLAAGVADFPLVAFHLGRAGALPEPLIPALYAGAMAVDAGAALLVGVLYDRIGFAVLPVMWTLEVFTAPLLFLGGPAAVVAGMALWGISMGTQESVMRAVIADLVPHDRRATAYGLFHTVFGGAWFAGSALMGLLYDRAPAYLVVFSVTVQVLSVMALLIAWRVHRREHAS; translated from the coding sequence ATGAACGGGATCTCGAGACCTGAGGATGACGCCGTGCGGAAAAAGGCCTTTGCCTTCATCGTGCTCTTTGGGGTGGTGAGCCTCCTCGCCGACATGACCTACGAAGGGGCCCGCAGCCTCGTGGGCCAGTTCATGCAGGTGCTCGGTGCCTCGGCCGCGGCCGTGGGGCTTGCGGTGGGGGCGGGCGAGTTCCTGGGGTACGCGATCCGCCTCTTTTCCGGGAAGCTCGCCGACAGGACCCGGCGCTACTGGACCGTGGCCATCGCTGGCTATGCCGTCCAGCTGGGGGCCATCCCCCTCCTCGCCCTTGTGGGCCGCTGGGAACTCGCGGTCCTGCTCATCTTCGCCGAGCGTCTGGGCAAGGGCCTGCGCAACCCCTCCCGCGACGCCCTCCTCTCCTACGCCGCCTCGCGCACCGGCCGCGGCCTCGGCTTCGGCCTGCACGAGGCCATGGATCAGATCGGCGCCTTCCTCGGGCCCGCCCTCCTCTCCCTCCTCTTCCTCCTCACCGGTACGCGCGGTGCCGGCTCCGAGGCGACCTACCGACTCGGTTTCGCCCTCCTGGGTATCCCCGCCGTGCTCGCCGTGCTCGCCGTGCTTGCCGCACGCTTCCTCTTCCCCCGGCCCTCGGACCTGGAGGCATCCTCCCACGCACCGCACCTGGGACGGACCACCTTCTCTCCCGCCTATGGGTGGTACCTCGCCTCCGCCGCCCTCCTCGCCGCCGGCGTGGCGGACTTTCCGCTCGTGGCCTTCCACCTTGGGAGGGCCGGCGCCCTCCCCGAGCCCCTCATCCCCGCGCTCTACGCGGGCGCCATGGCCGTGGATGCCGGCGCCGCCCTCCTGGTGGGCGTGCTCTACGACAGGATCGGCTTCGCCGTCCTCCCTGTGATGTGGACCCTGGAAGTCTTCACCGCCCCGCTCCTCTTCCTGGGCGGCCCCGCCGCCGTGGTGGCCGGCATGGCCCTCTGGGGCATCAGCATGGGCACCCAGGAGTCGGTCATGCGCGCGGTCATCGCCGACCTCGTGCCGCACGACCGCAGGGCCACGGCCTACGGCCTGTTCCACACCGTCTTCGGCGGGGCGTGGTTTGCCGGAAGCGCCCTCATGGGCCTGCTCTACGACAGGGCGCCGGCCTACCTGGTGGTCTTTTCCGTCACCGTGCAGGTCCTCTCCGTGATGGCCCTCCTCATCGCCTGGCGCGTGCACCGAAGGGAGCATGCCTCGTAG